Sequence from the Pedobacter sp. D749 genome:
TTTTTGGTTGTCGCAACTGTTACCGGGCGTCCGTTGTTTAAAAACTGTAAACCTTTAATCCACTGTGCATTTCTTTTATCATTAGGATCGTTAAAGTTTGCATAGTACTCAGGCAAGGTACTCATTGGCGCACTTGGTGTAAATTTCAAGCTAAACTTTTCCTGCAACGAACGTGGCAAAGAATAACGTGAATAAATCATGGTACCATTACTAAAACCCGGATCGAAAGGAATTGCGAATATAAATTCTTTGATTTGCGGCCCGTTATCAATGAAGAACATCTTTTTAAAATCGCTTTCTAAACTATAAGGTGTTGATGGTGCTCCAATAATCGCATCGCACATGGCTACCGCTTCATTGTATTTCGATGTACCCGTATAAACTTCTGCATTCAAATACATTTTAGCTAGGATAGCGTATGCAGTGTAACGGTTTGGTCTGCCATAAGTAGCAGCACCGGTTGCTGTGCTCAGGTTTGGGATTACTTCTTTTAGTTCAGCTTCAATAAAGTTAAATACTTCAGTCCTTGATTTTGTTTCGGGTGGGGTCGTCTCACCAAAAGTGGTTACAACCGGAATATTTCCCCACAAATCCATCATCATAAAGAAAGCTAAAGCCCTGGTTGCCCTAACTTCAGCCAGGGCCGAAGTTTTTGCCGGTGATTCTGGCGCATTTTTTAACAAGAATAAGCTTTGGTTGGCTTTACTAATCACTCCGGAAAGCCATCCCCAACCGCTACCTACGTGCCCATTATCTTTATTCCAGGTGTGTTTATGGTGCGCCTCGGAGACACCACCATCATACCAGTTACCCCCTCTTGCGGGCATAATTGCCTCATCGGTACTTAAGCTTTGCATAAAGAAGTAATCGGTACTCCAATTCTGGCGAAGCTGTACATAAACCTGACCGGTTAACTGTACAAAATGTTGTGGCGTTTGAGGAAATGTTTCAGGAGTTAATTGCGTTTCCACCTTTAAATCCAGTTTGTGGCAGGAACTTAACACACCTAGTGTTAAAGCTGCGCCTGCAATATATTTAGTAAGATTTTTCATCTCTAATTGATTAATTAAATGATACGTTTAAACCGAACAGGAAGGTCCTGGTTTTTGGATAAAAGTTGTTGGTATCAACACCTGGGGCAGTACCGCCTTGATTAATTTCCGGGTCAATACCTTTGTAACCTGTAATTAAAAATAAATTGTTTGCCGTTGTGTACAGACGTAGAGATCGAACGCCTGGTATAATTCCTTTCTTAAAGGTATAACCTAAAGTCGCATTATCCAACCTTAAATAACTTCCGTTTTCGAGGAAACGACTTGAGTATTTATACGAATTGAAATCAGCTGCAGATTCGTTTTCTACTTCAACCGGAATATTGGTAAACTGTGCGGTACTCGGACGGAATAAATCAGCACGGGTTACATTCATAATCTTATTCCCCAATACAGCCCTTATGAAAATGCTTAGATCGAAATTTTTATACCTGATGTTATTTGACCATCCAATCAATGCTTTTGGCTGTGCATTACCCAATATGTAATAATCAGTTTTATCCAGTAAATTCTGAGTTTTAACATTTCCGGCAGCATCATAAAATTGTGAAACGCCATTGGCATCTTTACCTGCATATTTATAAGTGAAAAATGTTCCGATAGGCTGGCCCGGTGACAAAATTTGTATTGATGCACCACTCTGCCCTCCACCACCAGGTGTAACGGTCAATCGGTCTTCAATGTTAAACCTGCTATCATCCGATAGTGTAACAATTTTATTTTTATTGTGCGCTAAGTTAAATCCGGTAGTCCAGCTAAAGTTATCTGTAATCACTGGCGTACCATTTAAAACCAACTCGACACCCTTATTACTTAACTCACCAACATTAGCGGTGTAGAGACTTGTTGGAAATAAGTTATTATCAACCCCAAAAGACAATATTAAATCAGTTGTTTTTTTATCATATAAATCCACAGATCCTGTTAATCTGCCCTTAAACAATCCGAAATCCAAACCAATATTGGTTGTGGCCGTTTTCTCCCATCTTAAATCAGGGTTTTCATTTTGAATGGCACCGTAAGCACCTTCTCTTGGTGAACCGTTATAATAGAACTGGCCAACCTGACCGTAAATTAACTTCGTGGTTAATGGCGCGAAACCCGCTGAGTTCCCGGCAATACCATAACTTCCACGTAGTTTTAATGTTCCAATCAGATTTTGATTTTTAAAGAAATTTTCCTGGTCAATGTTCCAGGCCGCACCCACAGATGGGTAATATCCCCATGTTTCATTTATTCCGAATACATTCGATCCATCTCTTCTAATTGATCCCTGAATAAGGTATTTATTTTTGTAATTATAATTAACCCTGGCAAAATCAGAAATCAGTAAAATCTCCTGGTAAGTAACATCTGGATTAAAATTAACCCTAAAATCCGGAATTGCATAAGGATTACCTAAACTTAAATTATTATAACCAACATCATTAACAGGAAAATTAGTTGAGGTGGCCTGAAAACCGTCGTTATTTAATGATTGTTGGTATGAGTAACCTACAACGGCATTGATATCGTGGTCACCGAACTTTTTATTCCAGGTAAGGTAAGTTTCTAAAATTTTATTGGTATTTTGATATGTATTTCTTTGCGCTACGCCATTTTGGCCAACCAATGATATAAAAGCTAGGGGAGCTGGTGGCTCTGGTGTGTTTCTTACGTTGTTGTAACGCGAGGTGTAAATGCTGTTGTAAAATGCACCAAAAATATTTTCTGTGTTCTGGTAAGATACATTTATGTCATAGGTGAAGCCAAATGGTAGTTTTAAGTTTGCACTCACACTTCCTAAAATGTTTTTCGTTTTTACGTTTTCCTTGCCATTTTCCAGCATGGAAACCGGGTTGTAATAATTGCTTTGAATCAGGTTGTCAAAATAACTTCCATCGGGATTTCTAACCGGTGCAGTTGGTAAATACGTTAGCATTTGTGATAGAACCGTATTTCTATACGGAACTAAATCTGCATTACTTACGGAGTTGCTTAAGTTAAACGAAAGCTTTAATTTATCGTTGAAAGCTTTTTGTTCCAAACCCACGCGACCTATAAACCTATCTAAACCACTGGCTTTGATGATACCTTTCTGGTTAAAATAATTAATGCTTGCGTTATAAGTCGTTTGCTCTGTTCCGCCACTTAATGAAACATTGTGATTATAAGACAGGGCATTGCTTCTTTGTACTTCATTCTGCCAATTGGTGTTGGCACCTTTATCATTCGCAGGCGTTAATGCAGTATTGGTTTTTGCTAAAAAGGCGCGTAATTGATCTGAATCCATCATATCATAACGATTAGAAACGTTTTCTACACCAAAATAGCCGTTATAAGAGATTTGGGTTTGTCCGGCAACGCCTTTTTTCGTGGTTACCATAATTACACCATTTGCAGCACGGTTACCATAAATCGCAGAAGCGGCAGCATCTTTCAATACGTCGATTGTAGCAATATCATCAGGTGCCAGAATGGAAATATCCGCGCCAACTACTCCATCGATTACGAATAATGGCGATTGAGCGCCATCGCGAAGGGTTGATGCACCACGCATAATGATTGCTGCAGTTTTGGTAGGATCTCCATTTTTGGTAATGTTTAAACCTGGAACTTTACCTTGTAACATCTGTCCAATATCACTGATAGCCCCCCTATTCAAATCATCTCCTTTAACTGAAGATATGGAACTGGTTAAAGCCTTTCTTGAACTTTTACCATAACCCACCACAACCACATCATTAAGAGCGGCCGTAGATTCTAAAATAGTAACTTTATAAGTAGACGCTGTACCTACGGTGAGTTCCTTAGTTTGATAACCCAGGAAACTGAAAAGAATTTTGTCACCGGTTTTTGCTGAAATGCTGAATGATCCATCTGTACCTGTAGAAGTTACTTTCGAAGTACCTTTTACTGAAACAGACGCACCGATTACGGGCTGGTTTGTGTTATCTAATAAATTTCCAGTAATTTTTCGTTCAGTTTGCGCGTAGGTAACATTAAATACCTGGCTGATGAGTAAAAGCAGCATAAATATGCCACTATACTTTAAGCGTGTACATTTAAATCTCATGATTTTTGTAAAATTAGATTCATAAATTGTTTATTTAGTTATTAATGTTTGGAGATAGAATTTAAAATTTAATGGTAGCCGGTAAATATTTAGCCACCAATGCTTTGTAGTAAGATTCCAGTTCTTCCCAGCTTTTCTGATTGGGATTTTTAGAATATAAATCGTAAGGGTTAAAAAGGTTAACCCATTTAAACATTTCATGGTCCTTTTCATTCATCAGGTGATCGTATGCATTTTCCCTGTGCTGTGAATAAAAAGAATGGTAACGGAGCATATATAAACCCGGTTCTGGTAAGTAGGGCTTCATCATGTGGTATACATATTCATCGTGCCCCCAAGACATATCTACATTATCCAGCCCACAATTTTGAGTATAAACACCCAGTTTGGTTTGATAAATTTCATTGTTGTAATCGGGATTCTGACTGAAAAATTCAGGATAAACAATTTTATCTGAATAAGCACAACCTACCGGGAAAGTATCGCCAACTACAGCCCATTGTGGCTCTCCGAATAAACAAAGCACTTTACCCATATCGTGGATTAAGCCTACCAATACCATCCAATCGGGGTGGCCGTCGTTTCTGATCGCCTCAGATGTTTGCAACAAATGCTGCATCTGGTCTAAATCGGTATCAGGATCAGAATCGTCTACTAACTTATTCAAAAAATCAAACGCACTCCAGATAGGCATCTCTTGTTTGTCGAACTTTAAGTAATCTGCTTTTTTCTGCTTTACGAAATCGTATGTTTGATAGGTATGGTTAAGTCTGTAAAATTCTTTTACACTATCCTTTTCTGTTTCTTCGTAATTTCTGAACTGCTCTTCTTTTTTGTCAGCATTGATGTTTTTAGGATCCGGATAGCGGGTTAATATATCATCTTCCCATTGATCAAGATTTTGCAACGGATTTTGGTTATCCTCTGACGATGCACTTTGGTTTCTCATAAGGCTAGAAATTGATTTGAATAAAATTTTGTTGGTTGTTGGGTTAAAGTTGAGTTTTTGAAAGCTTAAAATTTTATGTTTGACCAACTTTATTTACTTAAACGATTACGTAAAATCTTATTTCGTACTGCGGAATACGAATTAAAATTTTAATTTGAGTGGTTGCAATTTGTTGCCGGCTTAGCAGATGCTGTCCGGCCTGGGTTTATGTTAGCGAAACATACAAAAGAAAAAAATTGACGATGATGTTGCGATTATTTTATATTTGCGTGTGCGGCCAGCTATTTATTCATAATTGAAAAGATATTGGGCTGCTGAACCAGCTAACTTATTTTTAACTTCAACTTCCTCTGTTTATATCCGTATAGCCAGGAAGCTACTGTTTTTGATGAAAGTGCTGATGAAGAAAAGAGCGGGTTTGGCCTATCGTAATTCTCGCGGTAAGGCCGGGTAAACCTCAAAAAACTAACAAACAAAATTAAATACATGGCGGAAACAGTTAATATTAAGCGGTTAGCTCAGGAATTGAACATTTCTATCGCAACCGTTTCTAAGGCCCTCAACGACAGTCATGAAATCAGTTTAAAAACCAAAAACAGGGTGTGGACTTTGGCTAAAGAACTGAATTATACACCAAATCCGGCAGCGAGTAACCTTCGGAGCAATAAAACAAAAACTGTTGCAGTAGTTATCCCCTGCGTAGCCAATAATTTTTTCTCCTTATCCATCATGGGGATTGAAGAAATAGCCCGGCAGTATGGTTACCATGTGCTCATTTATCAAACCCACGAAAACATAGAGGCAGAAAAAGCTTTTACCAACAGTTTGTTAAACGGGAGGGTAGATGGTATTCTTACTTCGGTATCAAGCAGTGAATACAATAGTGAATATTATGCCAATCTGGTTAAGAAAATCCCGCTGGTATTTTTCGATCGGGTGTATGAAAACCTGGATGCGGTTAAAGTAACTACTGATGATTATGAAATTGCTTTTCAGGCCACTGAACATTTAATTGAGTGTGGCTGTACCAAAATTGCCTATTTATTTGGTCTCGAAAATCTTCCGGCAGGTAAAGCAAGGTTTGCGGGTTATCTGGACGCACTGAAATCACATGGGCTGGCGCCTTCGGATGAACTCGTGATTAAATATCATGATGATGAAGAATTTAACCTGCAACAGATCAAGGAATTGCTTGGGAAGTATAAACCCGATGCACTGTTTTCTTCTATTGAAGAATTCATCATTCCTGCTTATTGTGCCTGTAGAGAATTGGGTTTACAGATTCCGGATGATGTTAAAGTACTCAGCTTTTCTAACCTGAGTACGGCAAAACTCTTAAGTCCTTCGCTTACAACAATTTCGCAGCCTGCCTTTGAAATTGGACGTGAAGCAGCAAAATGTCTTTTCAAAATCCTTCACAATAAACAACTGGATGATGAGCAGAATATCATATTAAAATCTGTATTAACCAAACGCGAATCTACAGGTTGTTAACAGTATAAATTTAGGTTATTGCCGGCTGATAGGCGAAAACGTTTACGTAATTAAATAATTGAATTAAACCTTCAACATTGGGATTTTTTCTGACTTTTAAAAAAAACCAAATGTAAAAAATCTTTATGAATCACTTGTCTGTATTCGATTATGTTGTTTTTTTAATGTATTTTATCATTGTTTCGGCATACGGCTATTGGGTTTATCGAAGCAAGAAACAAAAACGTACTGATACGAAGGATTATTTTTTAGCAGAAGGCTCACTCACCTGGTGGGCAATTGGTGCATCTATCATTGCTTCTAATATCTCTGCCGAACATTTTATTGGTATGTCGGGTTCGGGTTTTGCAATGGGGCTTGCCATTGCCAGTTACGAATGGATGGCTGCCGCTACATTAATTATTGTAGCCATATTCTTTCTGCCCATTTACATTAAGAACAAAATTTACACCATGCCACAGTTTCTGTCTAACCGTTATAATAATACGGTAAGTACATTAATGGCTGTTTTTTGGTTGCTTGTTTATGTATTTGTAAACTTAACTTCTATTTTTTTTCTTGGTGCCATTGCTATTGAAACCATTACGGGTATTCCTTTTAATATCTGTATCATTTTTCTGGCCATTTTTTCAGCCATTATCACCCTTGGCGGCATGAAAGTAATTGGTTATACCGATGTAATACAGGTTTTTGTTTTGGTAGCAGGTGGATTGATTACCTGTTATATGGCACTTAAACTGGTAGCTGAAAAACTGGATGCACCCAGCGTTTTGGCCTCGCTTCCTTTGTTACGCAGCGAAGCATCTGATCATTTTCATATGATATTTTCTAAGGGAGATAAATTTTACAATGAATTGCCTGGTATTGCGGTACTGGTAGGTGGTTTATGGATCAATAATTTAAATTATTGGGGTTGTAACCAGTATATTGTTCAGCGGGCATTAGGAGCCGATTTAAAGACTGGGCGTAACGGATTAATATTTGCCGCGTTTTTGAAATTACTCATTCCGGTAATTGTTGTTATTCCAGGTATTGCAGCCTACGTGCTTTATCAACGTGGTTATTTCCATTCCGAAATGCTCGATGCAGCCGGAACAGTTAAGCCCGATCATGCTTACCCGGTCCTGATGAATTTATTACCCGCAGGAATAAAAGGACTGGCTTTTGCTGCGCTTACTGCTGCTATCGTAGCCTCACTTGCCGGAAAATGTAATAGCATTGCCACTATTTTTACACTTGATATTTATAAGAAGTTTATTAAACCCGAAGCTTCAGAAAACCGATTGGTTTCGGTTGGTCGCTGGTCTGTGGTTGTCGCATCTTTAATCGCTATCGTTATCGCTCCGGCATTGCGCAGTTTCGATCAGGTTTATCAGTTTATTCAGGAATATGTAGGTTTTATTTCGCCGGGTGTTTTTGCAATCTTTTTACTGGGCTTTTTCTGGAAGAAAACCACTTCACGTGCAGCGCTTACCGCTTCTTTATTAACCATCCCTTTATCTACTTTTTTTAAATTCCTGCCTACTCTAACCAGCGGCGCTATTGCACCGATGCCTTTCTTGAACAGGATGTCGTGGGTATTTGTGATTATTATGGGTTTAATGGTTCTGGTAACCTTAACCGATCCTAAAAGTGAAAATAACCCGCAGGGATTGAAAATTGACAGCAGTATGTTTAAGGTTACTCCGGCGTTTACCATTGCCTCGGTTATTATCTGTGGTATTCTTGCAGCGCTTTATACCGTCTTTTGGTAAGCAAGTCATGGCTTAAAATAACCCATTGTATATTTATAACGAATTGAAATGAAGATTAGAATTTTACTTTTTTTTGCACTGCTGATTTCTTTCAGTGGGATGGCCCAAAACAAATTATATAATATTAAAAAATACGGTGCAGTTGGCGATGGCAAAACGAACGATGCAGCTGCCATTCAGAAAGCTATCAATGCCTGTTCTGCAGCAGGGGGTGGACAGGTAATTGTACCCGCCGGGAATGTATTTTTAGCCGGTCCTTTTAACTTAAAATCGTTTGTTGATTTAAGGGTAGAAGGTGGTGCTAAACTCCTGGCCAGTCCTGATGAAAAACTGTATACGCAAAGTGCTTTTAGAGGCAATAAAGGTGAAGGTACCATCTGGATAGGCGGAGAAAAACTAGAACAGGTGAGCATTAGCGGAACAGGGGTGATTGATGGGAATGGAATTTCGTTTATGGGGGAGGAGCTTAGCGACTCGTATGTTTTAAAACCTTTTAATGTTGTAGATCCGCGACCGCATTTGCTTACGCTAACCGGCTGTAATAAACTGAATATAGATGGGGTAACTTTTCAAAATTCTGCCTACTGGACCGTTCATTTAATCGGTTGTAATGATGTTTCGATATCCAATATAACATTACTCAACAGCATTAAAATCCGTAATAGTGATGGAATTGATCTTGATCACAGTAAAAATGTGCGGATTACCAATTGTTTTATTGAATCGGGTGATGACTGTATCTGCTTAAAAAACAGACGTGAATTTGAAGAATATGGCGCCTGTGAAAACATTGTAGTTAGTAACTGTACCATGACCTCCAGCTCATGTGCCATTAAAATAGGTTCAGAAAATATGGACCGGATTAGCAATGTACTGATCAATAACTGCAATATCAGAAAGAGCAACCGCGGTATTGGTATTCAAAACCGTGATGAGGGTACCGTAAATAATGTGATTTTTTCTAACCTGTTTATCGAATCGAAACTTTTTTCGGATGTATGGTGGGGCAAGGCGGAGCCGATTTATATTACCGCTTATCCAAGAGCAACCAGCAACAATAAAGATGCTGGCTGGCGTTTACCGAAGGGCCAAACCAAGGGCAAGGTTGGAGCAGTTAAAAATATTTATTTCAGTAATATCAGATGTACAGGAGAAAGTGGTGTATACATCAGTGGTGAAAGTCCTGATAAAATTTCTGAGATCTATTTTGACCAGGTTAGTGTTTACCTTGATAAAACAACAAAAGAAGCAGGAGGAGTATATGACCGCAGGCCAAGCAATGTTGAAGGGCTCGTTAAAAGTGCGATTGCGGGGTTTTATTTTGAAAATACCGGATACATCAGCCTACTTAACAGCAATGTAGTATGGGGTACAAATAAGCCAGACTATGCAGGAAAAGCTTTGGAGGAAAAGAATGTGAGTAAACTTAAAACAGTTAACTTTAGCGAAACTACAGTAGAGAAGTAAAGAAATTTAAATACCTGGGCTACGTTCGTGAGCCAGCCCTGTTGCAATTTATATATTAGTTTATCTGTTGCTTTCCGGTGTTATTGGTGTCAATTTCAGCTAATGCAGCTGTAATTTCATTAATGGTTTTGATACTGAAAATATGTCTGCCAGTTAACCACCTTTTGATTTCATCAGGATTAATATCCAATATAAACGCCAGGTCGTTTTCAGTTGAACCTTTTACGGCAAGTAATGCTGTCGTTTTAAGGGCAACTTCCAGGTTTAGCTGTTCTAGTTTCTCAATTGCAGGATTTCCGGTTTCTTCCAGCCAGATAGAAACAAAATCGTTTTCTTCCATTTTATAATTTTACTTTTAGTACAACGGTTTGCCTGAACAAACAACCCGCTTTTAGGGCGGCAAATTTAGTGATTAAGCGTATTATTGCAAACCAGAATCAAAAGAAAGATTTTAATCAAATTAAAGTTTAAATTAAATCAATTTACAAATGGCATCAGATCAGAAATTCGTGGACTTTGTTATCGATCAGATTGGTTATTCCGGACAGGTTACCTGTAAGAAAATGTTTGGTGAATACGGTTTGTATTTTGACTATAAGTTATTTGCGCTCGTATGCGATAATAAATTGTTTGTTAAGCCTACTTTATCGGGAAGAGCATATATAATTGACGTTGTGGAAGCACCACCTTATCCGGGCGCAAAAAATCAATTTCTAATAGAAGAGCAGTTGGAAAATAGCGATTGGCTAAAAAAACTGGTAAGCATCACCGTAGCTGAACTGCCCGAGCCCAAACCCAGGAAAAAGAAATAAAGGCAGGATTTAACTTTAGTACTGATGTATAAATTACTAAAAAACTTATTGGCTGTTGTAACCTTGTTTAAATTTCGTAACAAGCTTGTTTTATTGCCCTGAATTAAGGGTTTTAGTACTGACGCAGATTGTTGTAGTAGATATTTTAGCTATATTGGAAGTATGAAAAATTTAGTCCTGTTTCTATTATTATCACTTTTTCTTCGTCCTTTATTTGCACAGCAAACGCAAAAGCCGATGCTGTACGGTAACAGCTGGATGGCCATCACGGGAAAGCCGATGGCAGCAACAGCAGGGTCAATGATCTTTCAGCAAGGAGGAAATGCTGTTGATGCGGCGTGTGCCATGTTAGCTGCTACTTGCACCATGTGGGATACCTTGAGCTGGGGAGGAGAAACACAGGCGCTGATTTACAATCCGAATACCAAAAAGGTAATCGCCATAAACGCAATGGGTGTTGCCCCAACCGGAGCAACCGTAGCCTTTTTTAAAGCTAAAGGTTATAGTTTTCCGCCAGAATACGGTCCTTTGGCCGCCACCACCCCGGGTACACCCGGCGGCCTGATCTACATGCTGAGTAAATACGGTAGCATGAGTTTGGGTCAGGTTTTAGCACCTGCCATGCACATGGCCGCAGGTTACACGATAGAAGCACAGGCTGCAAATAGTATGGAGCGGGATAAACAATTAATTAAAACCTGGCCTTACAGTAAAAAGGTATTGTTGCCACATTTGGGTGAGAAACGGGAGGCGCCAGAAGCAGGGGAAGTTTTTGTTCAAAAAGATCTGTTGGCCACCCTAACCAAAATGGTTGAAGCAGAACAAGCAGCGTTAAAGAAAGGAAGCAACCGACAAGAGGCATTAATGGCCGCTTATGATCGTTTTTATAAAGGAGACATCGCGAAAGAATTTGTTCGCGGAAGCAAAGAACAAGGTGGTTTAATTACCATGGATGATCTTGCGAAATGGAAACCGGTTGAAGAAGAAGCGCTAAGCATCGATTATAAAGGAATTAAAGTGTACAAGTTAAAACAGTGGACACAGGGTCCGGTTTTACTCCAGGCATTGAATATATTAGAGAATTTTGATCTAAAAGCAATGGGCTACAATAGCTCGAAATATATCCATACTGTTTATCAGGCTATGAATCTGTCATTCGCCGACCGTGATTTTTACTATGGAGATCCTAATCAAAATC
This genomic interval carries:
- a CDS encoding gamma-glutamyltransferase family protein, which produces MKNLVLFLLLSLFLRPLFAQQTQKPMLYGNSWMAITGKPMAATAGSMIFQQGGNAVDAACAMLAATCTMWDTLSWGGETQALIYNPNTKKVIAINAMGVAPTGATVAFFKAKGYSFPPEYGPLAATTPGTPGGLIYMLSKYGSMSLGQVLAPAMHMAAGYTIEAQAANSMERDKQLIKTWPYSKKVLLPHLGEKREAPEAGEVFVQKDLLATLTKMVEAEQAALKKGSNRQEALMAAYDRFYKGDIAKEFVRGSKEQGGLITMDDLAKWKPVEEEALSIDYKGIKVYKLKQWTQGPVLLQALNILENFDLKAMGYNSSKYIHTVYQAMNLSFADRDFYYGDPNQNPVEPIKGLLSKDYAKQRASLIQADKNDANIGPGDPYPYEGKKNPYLNLLKSRGFNLDTAKRNFAPKHDLGNNTPKEIYEDRLWRGTTSIEAADKAGWVVSVTPSGGWLPACIAGNTGIGMSQRMQSFVLDSALNPFNVVAPGKRPRVTLSPSLFLKDGKPFIAAAVQGGDTQDQNLLQFFLNMAEFDMNVQRATEAANFNTNQLWLSLGGTKTSDRAPKPGQILLNANTKEEVRTELKKMGYTLSFSERTSGPINAIYFDWKHNSLQGGSSNHGEDYGIAW